Proteins encoded together in one Desulfosporosinus meridiei DSM 13257 window:
- a CDS encoding APC family permease, producing the protein MKYAFKRYLIGRPLRSTEIGEQKLNKKKALAILSSDALSSVAYGPEQILIVLVTIGATAIWYSIPIAMGVLVLLAALILSYRQVIFAYPHGGGAYVVSKNNLGVNFGLIAGGSLLVDYILTVAVSVSAGTDAITSAFPTLHNHNVSIAIFFVVCITLLNLRGVTESASILAYPVYLFVVALVILIGVGLYNIFTGQVQPGLHTPIGTPVAGISLFLLLKAFASGSSALTGVEAISNAIPNFKDPAPNNAAKTLIAMGTLLAILFSGIVCLAYYYGITPVVEQTVVSQIAETIFGRNWMYYFIQGTTALILILAANTGYTAFPLLAVNLAKDKFIARMFTVRGDRLGYSNGIIILGLFSIILIIVFEGETEHLIPLYAIGVFIPFTLAQLGMMKKWIREKPKDWTSKLIINSLGALISLIVTVMFFLTKFLQVWPVLVFLPIIIYLFHSIHRHYEKIADQLRISPHEPAIPIEGNVIIVPVAGITRVVEKSLNYAKSLSAQQIIAVYVSFDREDEKKLEQKWDKWQTGVRLVTLHSQYRSIIQPLFKFMDTVEHKAKEFNYQVTVIIPQFIPKKGWHNILHNQSSLLIRAFLLFRTDLVVITVPYHLKE; encoded by the coding sequence ATCAAATATGCTTTTAAACGTTATTTAATTGGCCGTCCTTTAAGATCAACTGAAATAGGAGAACAAAAACTTAACAAGAAAAAAGCCTTGGCGATACTTTCGTCTGATGCTCTATCCTCCGTAGCGTATGGCCCGGAACAAATATTGATTGTACTGGTAACAATTGGAGCCACGGCCATTTGGTATTCAATTCCGATAGCAATGGGAGTCCTTGTTTTATTAGCAGCGTTAATTTTATCTTATAGGCAAGTTATCTTTGCTTATCCACATGGCGGTGGAGCATATGTTGTATCTAAAAACAATTTGGGGGTTAATTTTGGACTAATCGCAGGCGGTTCTTTGTTGGTAGATTATATTTTAACAGTTGCTGTCAGCGTTTCAGCGGGTACTGATGCAATTACCTCCGCGTTTCCGACATTACATAATCATAATGTCAGTATTGCCATCTTTTTTGTTGTTTGTATTACACTTCTTAATTTAAGAGGAGTAACAGAATCCGCTTCTATTTTAGCCTATCCGGTTTATTTGTTTGTTGTAGCCTTAGTAATATTAATTGGTGTTGGTTTATATAACATCTTTACCGGCCAAGTACAACCTGGACTGCATACCCCCATAGGAACCCCTGTGGCTGGAATTAGTTTGTTTTTACTCCTAAAAGCCTTCGCTTCGGGAAGTTCTGCATTAACAGGTGTTGAAGCCATTTCGAATGCTATCCCTAACTTCAAAGACCCTGCGCCCAATAATGCAGCTAAAACCTTAATTGCAATGGGAACACTCTTGGCGATATTATTCTCTGGAATTGTTTGCTTAGCCTATTATTACGGAATAACCCCTGTAGTAGAACAAACAGTTGTATCCCAAATTGCTGAAACTATCTTTGGGCGTAACTGGATGTATTACTTTATTCAGGGTACTACCGCATTAATTTTAATCCTTGCAGCGAATACAGGGTATACAGCTTTTCCATTACTGGCTGTCAATCTTGCCAAAGACAAATTTATCGCAAGAATGTTTACCGTACGAGGAGACCGTCTGGGATACTCGAATGGGATTATTATCCTGGGATTATTTTCCATAATTTTAATTATTGTATTTGAAGGGGAAACAGAACATCTTATCCCACTTTATGCTATTGGGGTTTTTATTCCTTTTACTTTAGCCCAGTTAGGCATGATGAAAAAATGGATTCGTGAGAAGCCAAAAGATTGGACTTCAAAACTTATTATTAATTCGTTAGGTGCTCTTATTAGCCTTATTGTAACGGTAATGTTTTTCTTAACGAAATTTCTACAGGTATGGCCAGTCCTAGTCTTCTTACCGATTATTATTTATCTGTTTCATAGTATTCATAGGCACTACGAAAAAATCGCCGATCAATTGCGTATTTCACCCCATGAACCAGCTATTCCAATTGAAGGGAACGTAATCATTGTCCCTGTTGCAGGAATTACCCGGGTGGTAGAGAAATCCTTAAACTATGCAAAATCCTTATCTGCTCAGCAAATTATTGCGGTCTATGTATCATTTGATAGAGAAGATGAAAAGAAGTTAGAACAAAAGTGGGATAAGTGGCAGACTGGCGTTCGCTTAGTCACATTACATTCTCAATATAGAAGTATTATTCAACCGCTATTTAAATTTATGGATACCGTCGAGCATAAAGCTAAAGAGTTTAATTATCAAGTTACAGTGATTATCCCGCAATTTATTCCCAAAAAAGGTTGGCACAATATTCTCCATAACCAATCGAGTTTACTTATCCGAGCCTTCTTACTTTTTAGAACGGATTTAGTTGTTATCACAGTTCCCTATCATCTAAAAGAATAG
- a CDS encoding VanW family protein, protein MARRLLSEVHPIFYFLSVWFRRLITYLKWSFEGKTFASLKSTEKLPYRVKKHQSVLIRKLGDTDLQLQHNKVKNLSIAIGRIDGIIIRPGETFSFCKLVGLTTKRKGYLPGILLSCGEAKPGIGGGICQIANLIHWLVIHSPLTVTKRYHHSFDPFPDDRRVLPFGSGATVFYNYIDYQFMNCTAYTFQLRLWLSEKCLEGELRVDQNLDFAYHVFEKDHQFLKIGNKYFRKNEIWRNKIIRRKSGEILETELVTKNFAEVKYVPDTYEQSDELKQPRGVYED, encoded by the coding sequence ATGGCACGTAGGTTGCTAAGCGAAGTACACCCAATATTCTACTTTTTATCGGTATGGTTTCGGAGATTGATAACATATTTAAAGTGGAGCTTTGAGGGTAAAACGTTTGCTTCTCTAAAAAGTACCGAAAAGCTACCATATCGAGTGAAGAAACATCAGTCTGTACTGATTAGAAAACTCGGTGATACAGACCTGCAGTTGCAACATAACAAAGTTAAAAATCTCTCAATAGCGATTGGGCGGATTGATGGCATTATTATAAGGCCTGGTGAAACATTTTCTTTTTGCAAACTAGTAGGACTCACAACTAAGCGTAAGGGATATTTACCAGGTATTTTGTTGTCTTGTGGAGAAGCAAAGCCTGGCATTGGTGGTGGTATCTGTCAAATAGCTAACCTAATCCATTGGTTGGTTATTCATAGTCCTTTGACTGTTACCAAACGGTATCATCACAGTTTCGATCCTTTTCCAGATGACAGAAGGGTGTTGCCCTTTGGTAGTGGGGCAACCGTTTTTTATAACTATATAGACTATCAGTTTATGAATTGTACCGCATATACTTTCCAACTAAGACTTTGGCTTTCGGAGAAGTGCTTAGAAGGAGAACTGAGGGTCGATCAGAACCTAGACTTTGCTTATCATGTATTTGAGAAAGACCATCAGTTTTTAAAAATTGGGAATAAATATTTCCGAAAAAATGAAATATGGAGAAATAAAATAATTAGAAGGAAAAGCGGGGAAATATTAGAGACTGAATTAGTAACAAAGAATTTTGCTGAGGTCAAATATGTACCAGACACCTATGAGCAGTCGGATGAGTTGAAGCAGCCAAGAGGCGTTTATGAAGATTAA
- the mef(A) gene encoding macrolide efflux MFS transporter Mef(A) — translation MTITTSKWKRDFFTIWTGQAVSLISSAILQMAIIFYLTEKTQSAMVLSIASLVGFLPYAVFGPAIGVLVDRYNRKMIMIVADLTIAGAGGVLAFMALSMELPVGIIMVVLFIRSIGTAFHSPALSAMTPLLVPEEQLTKCAGYSQSLQSISYIVSPAIAALLYSIWDLNFIIALDVLGAVIACITVALVNIPELNAEQRPIKKKFMEEMKDGFAALKENKGLFALLLIGTLYMFVYMPINALYPLMSMSYFNGTPIHVSITEIAYAAGMLAGGLLLGLLGGFQKRIKLMAASIFLMGLSLTVSGILPSSGFVIFVLCCTTMGLSVPFYSGIQMALFQEKIKPEYLGRVFSLTGSIISLAMPMGLILSGLFADRIGVNHWFLISGILIIGIAILCSLIPVIRLLDQKNIKG, via the coding sequence ATGACAATAACAACTTCAAAATGGAAACGAGATTTTTTTACAATATGGACGGGTCAGGCAGTTTCGCTTATCAGTAGTGCCATCCTGCAAATGGCAATTATTTTTTACCTTACTGAAAAAACCCAATCTGCGATGGTGCTGTCAATCGCTTCGTTGGTTGGCTTTCTGCCCTATGCAGTCTTTGGGCCGGCCATCGGGGTATTGGTTGACAGATACAACCGAAAGATGATTATGATTGTTGCTGATTTAACTATTGCTGGAGCTGGCGGAGTACTGGCCTTTATGGCCTTATCTATGGAATTGCCAGTTGGGATTATCATGGTGGTTTTGTTTATTCGCAGTATCGGAACAGCTTTCCATTCTCCTGCTCTAAGTGCCATGACCCCTCTTTTAGTGCCGGAAGAACAGCTGACCAAATGTGCAGGTTACAGCCAGTCTTTGCAATCAATCAGTTATATTGTCAGCCCGGCAATTGCAGCTTTGCTATATTCCATTTGGGATTTGAATTTTATCATAGCGCTTGACGTATTAGGGGCTGTAATAGCATGTATAACTGTAGCCCTTGTGAATATTCCGGAACTCAACGCAGAACAACGTCCCATAAAGAAAAAATTTATGGAAGAAATGAAAGATGGCTTTGCTGCTTTGAAGGAAAATAAAGGATTGTTTGCCCTGCTTTTAATAGGAACTTTGTATATGTTTGTCTATATGCCAATAAATGCCCTCTACCCACTGATGAGTATGAGCTATTTTAATGGAACACCTATACACGTTTCAATCACAGAGATAGCTTATGCTGCCGGAATGCTGGCAGGGGGACTGTTGTTAGGACTTTTAGGCGGATTTCAGAAACGAATTAAACTAATGGCTGCTTCAATTTTTCTTATGGGGTTAAGTTTAACTGTTTCTGGAATTCTTCCTTCAAGTGGTTTTGTGATATTTGTTTTGTGTTGTACGACTATGGGGCTTTCTGTTCCGTTTTACAGTGGTATTCAAATGGCTCTTTTTCAAGAAAAAATTAAGCCGGAATATTTAGGACGAGTTTTTTCTCTTACAGGAAGCATCATCTCCCTCGCTATGCCTATGGGCTTAATCCTCTCGGGACTCTTTGCCGATAGAATTGGTGTAAACCATTGGTTTCTGATATCAGGGATTTTAATTATCGGTATTGCTATACTTTGTTCACTGATTCCGGTCATCAGACTATTAGATCAAAAAAACATTAAAGGTTAA
- a CDS encoding GNAT family N-acetyltransferase — protein sequence MKKVTLKNGRELLIRKATVNDGEEMAKFKMCISGESDFLSFGKGELEITPETERKIIDFENGMDNSVIIIGLTDGEIAGFITFEGETRVRKRHRGEMGIAVLRKYWSLGIGGLLLEVLIEWAKETQIVRKIDLVTRADNETAIGLYERYGFRKEGVLTRNLYIDGIFFDAVSMGLVID from the coding sequence ATGAAAAAGGTAACCCTGAAAAATGGCAGAGAATTACTGATCAGAAAAGCAACTGTAAATGATGGGGAAGAAATGGCAAAGTTTAAAATGTGTATAAGTGGGGAGTCGGACTTTCTTTCCTTTGGCAAAGGTGAGCTGGAAATAACCCCTGAAACGGAGAGGAAAATCATTGACTTTGAAAACGGAATGGATAACTCCGTGATCATCATAGGCTTAACGGACGGCGAGATTGCCGGCTTTATTACTTTTGAAGGGGAAACCAGGGTCAGGAAAAGACATAGAGGAGAAATGGGGATCGCTGTCCTTAGGAAGTATTGGAGCCTGGGAATAGGGGGCCTTCTTCTGGAGGTTCTGATAGAGTGGGCCAAGGAAACCCAGATTGTGAGAAAAATTGATCTGGTAACTCGTGCTGATAATGAGACAGCTATTGGATTGTATGAAAGGTATGGGTTCAGAAAAGAAGGTGTTCTGACAAGGAATTTGTACATAGACGGCATATTTTTCGATGCTGTCAGTATGGGACTGGTAATAGATTAA
- the pta gene encoding phosphate acetyltransferase, which yields MFEPMIALLKKQQRKLVFTEGSDPRILEAASLLNKDGILVPVLLGNRSEVEAAAQDIGWPVEGIEIIDPLTYAGIDRMTAELFALRKGKVDEAACRTLLAKANYFGIMLVKMGYADGLLGGATYSTADTVRPALQIIKTKPGNKLVSSCFVLHRSTPDGEETYLMADCAINVKPTEDELVEIAVETARTARCFAVDPKVAMLSYSTLGSGQGETVDIIRNAAEKLKAMSLDFPVDGELQFDAAFSPDVAKTKAFDSRVAGQANTFIFPDLNSGNISYKIAQRLGKFDAFGPILQGLNAPVNDLSRGCNAEEVYRMGIITAALK from the coding sequence ATGTTTGAACCTATGATTGCTTTATTAAAGAAGCAGCAGCGAAAGCTCGTTTTTACTGAGGGATCTGATCCGAGGATTCTTGAGGCAGCAAGTCTCCTGAATAAGGATGGTATTCTCGTGCCGGTACTTCTGGGCAATCGTTCTGAGGTAGAAGCTGCAGCCCAAGACATTGGTTGGCCGGTAGAAGGGATTGAAATTATTGATCCCCTTACCTATGCTGGCATCGATAGAATGACTGCAGAATTGTTTGCCTTGAGAAAGGGAAAAGTGGATGAGGCTGCTTGCCGTACTCTTTTGGCAAAAGCCAATTATTTTGGCATCATGCTCGTAAAGATGGGTTATGCCGACGGTCTCCTGGGCGGAGCCACTTATTCCACGGCTGATACCGTTCGCCCCGCATTGCAGATTATTAAGACAAAGCCGGGCAATAAGCTTGTCTCAAGCTGTTTCGTTCTGCACCGCTCTACACCGGATGGCGAGGAAACATATCTCATGGCTGATTGTGCTATCAACGTTAAACCCACAGAGGATGAGTTGGTTGAAATTGCTGTAGAAACAGCAAGAACAGCCAGGTGTTTTGCTGTAGACCCGAAGGTGGCTATGCTTTCCTACAGTACCTTAGGCTCCGGTCAAGGTGAGACTGTCGATATAATACGTAACGCAGCGGAAAAATTAAAAGCCATGAGCCTTGATTTTCCAGTCGACGGCGAGCTGCAATTTGATGCAGCTTTCTCTCCTGATGTTGCTAAAACAAAAGCTTTTGATTCGCGAGTAGCGGGACAGGCCAACACCTTCATTTTCCCCGATCTTAATTCAGGGAATATCAGTTATAAAATAGCCCAGCGACTGGGAAAGTTTGATGCTTTCGGTCCGATTCTCCAGGGTCTGAACGCTCCTGTTAATGACCTTTCCAGGGGGTGCAATGCCGAAGAGGTTTACAGGATGGGTATAATCACGGCCGCACTCAAGTAA
- the katG gene encoding catalase/peroxidase HPI, with product MDEKSRCPVTGHTKSATAGGGTSNKDWWPNQLNLKILHQNSNLSNPMAPEFNYAEEFKKLDLKALKKDLYALMTDSQDWWPADYGHYGPFFIRMAWHSAGTYRTNDGRGGAGSGTQRFAPLNSWPDNVNLDKARRLLWPIKQKYGRKISWADLMILAGTCAIESMGLKTFGFAGGRADVWEPEEDIYWGSEAEWLGDKRYSGERDLENPLAAVQMGLIYVNPEGPNGNPDPVASGHDVRDTFARMAMNDEETVALVAGGHTFGKCHGAGDAAHVGPEPEAAGLEEQGLGWKSSFGSGKGGDTIGSGIEGAWKPNPTKWDMGYLNVLFKYEWELVKSPAGAHQWLAKDVAEEDMVVDAHDPAKKHRPMMTTADLSLRFDPIFEPIARRYQQNPEKFADDFARAWFKLTHRDMGPRSRYLGPEVPEEELIWQDPVPAVDHELIDEQDMADLKGKILVSGLSVSQLVGTAWASASTFRGSDKRGGANGARIRLAPQKDWEVNQPSQLNGVLAVLDKIQTEFNSAQSGSKRVSLADLIVLGGCAGIEQAAKNAGHNVSVPFKPGRTDAQQEQTDVTSISVLEPAADGFRNYLKSKVSVRAEELLLDRAQLLTLTAPEMTVLLGGLRVLNTNYGQSQHGVFTRKSETLTNDFFVNLLDMNTAWQATSDDQNVFEGRDRTTGELKWTGTRVDLVFGSNSQLRAIAEVYACDDSQAKFLHDFVSAWNKVMNADRFDLA from the coding sequence ATGGATGAAAAAAGCAGATGCCCGGTAACAGGCCATACAAAAAGTGCTACGGCAGGGGGCGGAACTTCCAACAAGGACTGGTGGCCAAACCAACTGAACCTTAAGATTCTTCATCAGAACTCAAACTTGAGTAATCCCATGGCTCCGGAGTTTAATTATGCCGAAGAATTCAAGAAGCTTGATCTGAAAGCCCTCAAGAAGGATCTATATGCCTTGATGACCGACTCTCAGGATTGGTGGCCGGCGGATTATGGTCACTACGGACCTTTCTTCATTCGGATGGCTTGGCACAGCGCAGGCACCTACCGTACCAATGACGGCCGCGGCGGTGCGGGATCCGGCACCCAACGCTTTGCCCCTCTCAACAGCTGGCCGGACAACGTGAACCTGGACAAAGCTCGCCGTCTGCTCTGGCCCATCAAACAGAAATACGGCAGGAAAATTTCCTGGGCGGACCTGATGATCCTCGCCGGTACCTGCGCTATCGAGTCAATGGGACTTAAAACTTTTGGTTTCGCTGGCGGACGTGCGGACGTCTGGGAGCCGGAAGAGGACATATATTGGGGCTCTGAAGCCGAGTGGCTTGGCGACAAGCGCTACTCCGGTGAACGGGATCTGGAAAATCCTCTGGCCGCCGTACAAATGGGCCTGATCTACGTAAACCCGGAAGGCCCGAACGGTAACCCTGATCCTGTGGCCTCAGGGCATGACGTTCGAGACACTTTTGCCCGTATGGCTATGAACGATGAAGAGACTGTCGCCCTCGTCGCCGGCGGACACACCTTCGGCAAGTGTCATGGTGCGGGGGATGCGGCCCATGTCGGTCCGGAACCTGAAGCTGCCGGCCTTGAGGAACAGGGCCTGGGCTGGAAGAGCAGTTTCGGCAGCGGCAAAGGCGGAGATACCATTGGCAGCGGCATCGAGGGTGCCTGGAAACCGAACCCGACCAAATGGGACATGGGCTACCTGAATGTACTTTTCAAATATGAGTGGGAGCTGGTCAAGAGCCCAGCCGGCGCGCATCAGTGGCTGGCTAAGGATGTTGCTGAAGAAGACATGGTGGTTGATGCCCATGACCCAGCCAAGAAGCACCGACCTATGATGACCACGGCTGACCTCTCTCTGCGCTTCGACCCGATCTTCGAACCAATTGCCCGGCGCTACCAGCAAAACCCCGAAAAATTCGCCGATGACTTTGCCCGAGCTTGGTTCAAGCTCACCCACCGGGATATGGGGCCCCGTTCACGCTATCTCGGTCCCGAAGTTCCTGAGGAGGAGCTGATCTGGCAGGATCCGGTGCCGGCAGTGGATCACGAATTGATTGACGAACAGGATATGGCGGATCTCAAGGGTAAAATCTTGGTTTCGGGCCTGTCAGTCTCCCAGCTTGTCGGCACAGCTTGGGCCTCGGCATCTACCTTCCGCGGCTCCGATAAGCGCGGCGGGGCCAACGGGGCACGCATCCGTCTTGCTCCCCAGAAGGATTGGGAAGTCAACCAGCCAAGTCAGCTGAATGGGGTACTTGCAGTTCTGGACAAAATTCAAACAGAGTTTAACAGTGCCCAGTCAGGTTCAAAGAGGGTTTCCCTCGCTGACTTGATCGTCCTGGGCGGCTGTGCAGGTATAGAGCAAGCTGCCAAGAATGCCGGTCATAATGTGTCCGTTCCTTTTAAGCCGGGGCGCACGGATGCCCAGCAGGAGCAGACCGACGTTACTTCTATTTCTGTACTCGAACCTGCTGCAGATGGGTTCCGCAATTACTTAAAATCTAAAGTTTCCGTACGGGCAGAAGAACTTCTGCTGGACCGTGCCCAACTTTTGACTTTGACAGCTCCGGAGATGACAGTTTTGTTAGGCGGACTACGAGTACTGAATACCAATTACGGTCAGTCTCAGCACGGTGTCTTTACCAGGAAATCCGAGACGCTTACCAACGACTTCTTCGTCAACCTCCTGGACATGAACACTGCCTGGCAAGCGACATCTGACGATCAAAACGTGTTCGAGGGTCGCGATCGCACAACCGGCGAACTCAAATGGACCGGCACCCGTGTTGATCTCGTCTTCGGTTCAAACTCCCAGCTCCGGGCCATCGCAGAAGTCTATGCCTGTGACGACTCTCAAGCTAAGTTCTTGCATGATTTTGTTTCTGCCTGGAACAAAGTCATGAACGCGGACCGTTTCGATCTGGCTTGA
- the dapA gene encoding 4-hydroxy-tetrahydrodipicolinate synthase, giving the protein MKKKTVFKGIATALITPLDETGINYEQFGKLIDWQIEEKIDALVICGTTGEASTLSDAEHRAAITFAVQQAKGRVPIIAGTGSNDIEYAHDLTSFACEAGADAMLVVTPYYNKATQKGLTKMFTQIADKSTKPIILYNVPSRTGINIESATYEALAEHENIVGIKEANGNISKIVETMARVHGKLDLYSGNDDQIVPLMALGGVGCISVLSNIMPAQTREICTRFFQGDIAGSAEQQYKLYGITEALFCEVNPIPVKAAMAAMGFCKDYLRMPLTTIEDTNREKLISVMRAYGLIV; this is encoded by the coding sequence ATGAAAAAGAAGACTGTTTTCAAAGGTATTGCCACTGCTCTCATAACTCCTCTGGACGAAACAGGAATTAATTATGAGCAGTTTGGCAAATTGATCGATTGGCAAATTGAAGAAAAGATTGATGCTCTGGTGATTTGTGGAACCACAGGTGAAGCTTCGACCTTGTCTGACGCTGAGCATAGAGCTGCAATTACATTTGCAGTTCAGCAAGCTAAAGGCAGAGTGCCGATCATTGCAGGCACAGGCAGCAATGACATCGAATACGCCCATGATCTCACTAGTTTTGCCTGCGAAGCAGGTGCGGATGCAATGCTTGTAGTTACCCCATATTACAACAAGGCAACGCAAAAAGGCCTAACTAAAATGTTTACACAAATTGCCGATAAGAGCACAAAGCCCATCATTCTTTACAATGTGCCTTCAAGGACGGGAATTAATATTGAGTCTGCAACCTATGAGGCATTGGCTGAACACGAAAATATCGTAGGGATCAAAGAAGCAAATGGCAACATTTCAAAAATTGTTGAGACGATGGCGCGTGTCCACGGCAAGCTTGATTTGTATTCAGGCAATGACGATCAAATAGTTCCGCTTATGGCCCTTGGTGGAGTTGGCTGCATTTCCGTGCTTTCCAACATTATGCCGGCACAGACACGTGAGATTTGCACCCGTTTCTTTCAGGGTGACATTGCCGGCAGTGCTGAGCAGCAATATAAGCTTTATGGCATTACAGAGGCTCTGTTTTGTGAAGTTAACCCTATTCCGGTCAAGGCTGCTATGGCAGCTATGGGTTTTTGCAAGGATTACCTAAGAATGCCTCTCACAACAATTGAGGATACAAACCGTGAAAAGTTGATCTCGGTTATGAGGGCATACGGATTAATCGTTTGA
- a CDS encoding radical SAM protein translates to MKISKKDALTWFEFFAILPEDEEIMTKQQEIIYATFAQIEAAIDHRNDILMSEIRGLKTLENRTFFVGNESKFPKGCRSCLLGTGLSAIRKTNKCNLECKFCYHYGELDEIPPVGEGMWEIGDTKFYEKDIDLLLSIQQKPTGISYVYLEPFMEIEKYYPIIKKFSAAGIHQHLYTNGTLARSETLKALGEAGLDELRFNLGASNCSDKVIKNMAIAKKYIKNVGIETPMTPEFFETFFRKKQAILETKLDFINCAELHLNANNIDNYDGENMYISRHGYISPIWSRELTLKFMKTAVEESWDLAVHDCSNYTKFARGLNFSGNEGRWVGSSNYTCAFFRIPYEVFLPILRDDSFKFLSEEELPVGYRPGELVF, encoded by the coding sequence ATGAAAATTTCCAAGAAAGATGCCTTGACTTGGTTTGAATTCTTTGCAATATTGCCAGAGGATGAGGAAATTATGACCAAGCAACAAGAAATCATTTACGCAACCTTTGCCCAAATTGAGGCAGCCATCGATCATAGAAATGATATCTTAATGTCGGAAATCAGAGGCCTGAAAACTTTGGAGAATAGAACTTTTTTTGTGGGAAATGAAAGCAAGTTCCCCAAAGGATGTCGTTCTTGTCTCTTGGGAACCGGTTTGAGTGCCATCAGGAAAACGAACAAATGTAACTTAGAGTGTAAGTTCTGCTATCATTATGGAGAACTGGATGAAATTCCACCGGTTGGCGAAGGTATGTGGGAAATCGGAGACACAAAATTTTATGAGAAGGACATTGATTTACTTCTTTCCATCCAACAGAAGCCCACGGGTATTTCCTACGTTTATTTAGAGCCATTCATGGAAATTGAAAAATACTATCCGATTATCAAGAAATTCAGTGCTGCAGGGATTCATCAACATCTCTATACAAATGGCACTTTAGCTAGGTCAGAGACCTTGAAAGCTTTAGGTGAAGCCGGTCTTGACGAGTTGCGTTTCAACCTGGGGGCCTCAAATTGTTCAGACAAAGTGATTAAAAATATGGCAATAGCGAAAAAATACATCAAAAATGTAGGTATTGAAACGCCAATGACTCCGGAGTTCTTCGAAACCTTTTTCCGGAAGAAGCAAGCAATCTTAGAGACGAAACTCGATTTTATCAATTGCGCAGAATTGCACCTAAATGCCAATAACATAGACAATTATGACGGGGAAAACATGTATATTTCCAGACATGGCTATATATCCCCCATTTGGAGTCGGGAATTAACTCTGAAATTCATGAAAACAGCCGTTGAAGAAAGCTGGGATTTAGCAGTTCATGATTGCTCAAACTATACGAAATTTGCCAGAGGTTTAAATTTTAGTGGCAATGAGGGTAGGTGGGTCGGATCCAGTAATTATACCTGTGCGTTTTTCAGGATACCCTACGAAGTGTTTTTACCCATACTGCGTGATGACAGTTTCAAGTTTTTGAGTGAAGAGGAATTGCCTGTCGGCTATCGACCAGGAGAGCTGGTTTTTTAA
- a CDS encoding CGGC domain-containing protein — protein sequence MKIGILVREETMQICTGKGCLNAFFQRKDSFARYTEELELLTFTHTGGDLNRKIKNMIQAGIESVHLSSCLRARSPDYDALIKELSEHFTVVGYTHGPEVRTKDKAINDNDGTSS from the coding sequence ATGAAGATTGGAATTTTAGTGCGTGAAGAAACCATGCAAATTTGTACGGGAAAGGGCTGTCTTAACGCTTTTTTTCAAAGAAAGGATTCCTTTGCCCGATATACTGAAGAACTAGAATTACTAACGTTTACTCACACTGGCGGTGATTTAAATCGCAAGATAAAGAATATGATTCAAGCCGGGATAGAATCTGTACACCTTTCTTCCTGCTTGAGAGCAAGGTCACCAGACTATGACGCGTTAATTAAAGAGCTATCTGAGCATTTTACTGTTGTAGGATATACCCATGGTCCAGAGGTAAGGACTAAAGATAAAGCAATTAATGATAATGATGGAACTTCAAGCTGA